One Buteo buteo chromosome 4, bButBut1.hap1.1, whole genome shotgun sequence DNA segment encodes these proteins:
- the ZNF800 gene encoding zinc finger protein 800 isoform X2 codes for MPLRDKCCQTDHHHHGCCEPVHLLEPGDPPLLQQPLQTSKSGIQQIIECFRSGTKQLKHILLKDVDTIFECKLCRSLFRGLPNLITHKKFYCPPSLQMDDNLPDINDKQSQAINDLLEAIYPRVDKQEYVIKLEPIETNQNAVFQYVSRTDSPDENIDSSSTPDQVPVQIQEPSTEQPKTVSAPAPVPAGETVELPPADPVTNKVIPTPEEQPPAVNPELDSLDNSDFGHQLICCLCRKEFHSRRSVRRHIRKVHKKKMEELKKYIETKKKPNQCSAKGRNKNVLVTLGRSCPVCYKSFATKANVRRHFDEVHRGLRRDSITPDIATKPGQPLFLDTVSAKKSFKTRKQKSSSKAEYNLTACKCLLCKRKYSSQIMLKRHMQIVHKITLSGKNSKREKGPNNTANGTEIKVKVEPADSVEPSPPSIALSPQNELKGTNHSNEKKSTPSAQKNKVKQDPENPKSTSKSTTKSTCKSASKSTSKSTNASAAGGQQKTRKPKLSAGFDFKQLYCKLCKRQFTSKQNLTKHIELHTDGNNIYVKYYRCPLCSYETRRKRDVIRHITVVHKKSPRYLGKITASLEIRAIKKPIDLVLNKVTKRGPQRDETKQIGSKQDVTSNSPNKKYEGADVGIEVKVTKNFSLHRCNKCGKAFARKAFLEHHKKTHKANVSHSPEENKTKGRSTRSKAVV; via the exons ATGCCTCTAAGGGACAAGTGTTGTCAGACTGACCACCATCACCATGGGTGCTGCGAACCAG tgcaTCTGTTGGAACCTGGTGATCCTCCGTTATTACAGCAGCCTCTGCAAACATCAAAATCTGGTATTCAACAAATCATTGAGTGTTTTCGATCAG gaaCTAAACAACTTAAACATATCTTATTAAAAGACGTGGACACCATTTTTGAGTGTAAATTATGCCGAAGTCTCTTCAGAGGATTACCAAATTTAATTACTCATAAAAAGTTCTATTGTCCTCCAAGTCTCCAGATGGATGATA ACCTCCCAGATATAAATGATAAACAGAGTCAAGCCATAAATGACCTCCTGGAAGCAATCTATCCAAGGGTAGATAAGCAAGAATATGTAATTAAATTGGAACCTATAGAAACTAATCAGAATGCTGTATTTCAATATGTTTCAAGGACTGATAGCCCAGATGAGAACATAGATAGTAGTAGTACCCCTGATCAAGTTCCAGTACAGATACAGGAGCCCAGCACTGAGCAACCCAAGACTGtttcagctccagccccagtcCCAGCTGGGGAGACTGTAGAATTGCCTCCTGCTGATCCTGTTACAAACAAGGTAATACCTACTCCTGAAGAACAGCCTCCAGCAGTAAATCCTGAGTTGGACTCTCTGGATAATTCTGATTTTGGCCACCAGTTGATATGCTGCCTTTGTAGGAAAGAATTTCATTCCAGACGCAGTGTACGCCGGCACATTCGAAAAgtacacaaaaaaaagatggaagagCTAAAGAAGTatatagaaacaaaaaagaaaccaaatcagTGCTCTGCGAAAGGACGAAATAAGAATGTTCTTGTAACATTAGGTAGAAGTTGTCCTGTATGTTATAAATCATTTGCTACAAAAGCCAACGTAAGGAGGCATTTTGATGAAGTTCATAGAGGATTAAGAAGGGATTCCATTACTCCTGATATAGCTACAAAGCCTGGGCAACCTTTGTTCTTGGATACAGTTTCTGctaaaaaatcttttaagacCCGAAAACAAAAGTCGTCTTCAAAGGCTGAATACAATTTAACTGCATGCAAATGCCTTCTGTGCAAGAGAAAATATAGTTCACAAATAATGCTGAAAAGGCACATGCAAATTGTTCACAAGATAACTCTTTCTGGAAAGAACtctaaaagagagaaaggacCCAACAATACTGCCAatggcacagaaataaaagtaaaagtTGAACCAGCAGATTCTGTAGAACCTTCACCCCCTTCCATTGCCCTTTCTCCGCAGAATGAATTAAAGGGAACAAATcattcaaatgagaaaaagagcACACCgtcagcacagaaaaataaagttaaacaGGACCCTGAAAACCCTAAATCAACTTCTAAATCAACCACTAAATCAACCTGTAAATCAGCCTCTAAATCAACCTCTAAATCAACCAATGCATCTGCTGCAGGTGGCCAGCAAAAAACCAGGAAGCCAAAACTTTCAGCTGGCTTTGACTTCAAGCAGCTTTACTGTAAACTCTGTAAACGCCAATTTACTTCTAAACAGAACTTGACAAAACACATTGAATTACACACAGATGGAAATAACATTTATGTTAAGTACTACAGGTGTCCACTCTGCTCTTATGAAACGCGTCGCAAACGTGATGTGATAAGGCATATAACTGTAGTTCATAAAAAGTCACCACGCTACCTTGGGAAAATAACTGCAAGTTTAGAAATTAGAGCAATAAAAAAGCCAATTGATCTTGTTCTAAATAAGGTGACAAAAAGAGGCCCTCAGAGGgatgaaacaaaacagattgGTTCAAAACAGGATGTCACCTCTAATTCTCCCAATAAAAAGTATGAAGGAGCTGATGTTGGTATTGAagtaaaagtaacaaaaaactTTTCTCTGCACCGATGCAATAAATGTGGGAAAGCGTTTGCTAGAAAAGCTTTCCTAGAACATCAtaagaaaacccacaaagcaaATGTATCTCATTcacctgaagaaaataaaaccaaaggcAGAAGTACAAGATCTAAAGCTGTTGTCTg A
- the ZNF800 gene encoding zinc finger protein 800 isoform X1 has protein sequence MPLRDKCCQTDHHHHGCCEPVHLLEPGDPPLLQQPLQTSKSGIQQIIECFRSGTKQLKHILLKDVDTIFECKLCRSLFRGLPNLITHKKFYCPPSLQMDDNLPDINDKQSQAINDLLEAIYPRVDKQEYVIKLEPIETNQNAVFQYVSRTDSPDENIDSSSTPDQVPVQIQEPSTEQPKTVSAPAPVPAGETVELPPADPVTNKVIPTPEEQPPAVNPELDSLDNSDFGHQLICCLCRKEFHSRRSVRRHIRKVHKKKMEELKKYIETKKKPNQCSAKGRNKNVLVTLGRSCPVCYKSFATKANVRRHFDEVHRGLRRDSITPDIATKPGQPLFLDTVSAKKSFKTRKQKSSSKAEYNLTACKCLLCKRKYSSQIMLKRHMQIVHKITLSGKNSKREKGPNNTANGTEIKVKVEPADSVEPSPPSIALSPQNELKGTNHSNEKKSTPSAQKNKVKQDPENPKSTSKSTTKSTCKSASKSTSKSTNASAAGGQQKTRKPKLSAGFDFKQLYCKLCKRQFTSKQNLTKHIELHTDGNNIYVKYYRCPLCSYETRRKRDVIRHITVVHKKSPRYLGKITASLEIRAIKKPIDLVLNKVTKRGPQRDETKQIGSKQDVTSNSPNKKYEGADVGIEVKVTKNFSLHRCNKCGKAFARKAFLEHHKKTHKANVSHSPEENKTKGRSTRSKAVVW, from the exons ATGCCTCTAAGGGACAAGTGTTGTCAGACTGACCACCATCACCATGGGTGCTGCGAACCAG tgcaTCTGTTGGAACCTGGTGATCCTCCGTTATTACAGCAGCCTCTGCAAACATCAAAATCTGGTATTCAACAAATCATTGAGTGTTTTCGATCAG gaaCTAAACAACTTAAACATATCTTATTAAAAGACGTGGACACCATTTTTGAGTGTAAATTATGCCGAAGTCTCTTCAGAGGATTACCAAATTTAATTACTCATAAAAAGTTCTATTGTCCTCCAAGTCTCCAGATGGATGATA ACCTCCCAGATATAAATGATAAACAGAGTCAAGCCATAAATGACCTCCTGGAAGCAATCTATCCAAGGGTAGATAAGCAAGAATATGTAATTAAATTGGAACCTATAGAAACTAATCAGAATGCTGTATTTCAATATGTTTCAAGGACTGATAGCCCAGATGAGAACATAGATAGTAGTAGTACCCCTGATCAAGTTCCAGTACAGATACAGGAGCCCAGCACTGAGCAACCCAAGACTGtttcagctccagccccagtcCCAGCTGGGGAGACTGTAGAATTGCCTCCTGCTGATCCTGTTACAAACAAGGTAATACCTACTCCTGAAGAACAGCCTCCAGCAGTAAATCCTGAGTTGGACTCTCTGGATAATTCTGATTTTGGCCACCAGTTGATATGCTGCCTTTGTAGGAAAGAATTTCATTCCAGACGCAGTGTACGCCGGCACATTCGAAAAgtacacaaaaaaaagatggaagagCTAAAGAAGTatatagaaacaaaaaagaaaccaaatcagTGCTCTGCGAAAGGACGAAATAAGAATGTTCTTGTAACATTAGGTAGAAGTTGTCCTGTATGTTATAAATCATTTGCTACAAAAGCCAACGTAAGGAGGCATTTTGATGAAGTTCATAGAGGATTAAGAAGGGATTCCATTACTCCTGATATAGCTACAAAGCCTGGGCAACCTTTGTTCTTGGATACAGTTTCTGctaaaaaatcttttaagacCCGAAAACAAAAGTCGTCTTCAAAGGCTGAATACAATTTAACTGCATGCAAATGCCTTCTGTGCAAGAGAAAATATAGTTCACAAATAATGCTGAAAAGGCACATGCAAATTGTTCACAAGATAACTCTTTCTGGAAAGAACtctaaaagagagaaaggacCCAACAATACTGCCAatggcacagaaataaaagtaaaagtTGAACCAGCAGATTCTGTAGAACCTTCACCCCCTTCCATTGCCCTTTCTCCGCAGAATGAATTAAAGGGAACAAATcattcaaatgagaaaaagagcACACCgtcagcacagaaaaataaagttaaacaGGACCCTGAAAACCCTAAATCAACTTCTAAATCAACCACTAAATCAACCTGTAAATCAGCCTCTAAATCAACCTCTAAATCAACCAATGCATCTGCTGCAGGTGGCCAGCAAAAAACCAGGAAGCCAAAACTTTCAGCTGGCTTTGACTTCAAGCAGCTTTACTGTAAACTCTGTAAACGCCAATTTACTTCTAAACAGAACTTGACAAAACACATTGAATTACACACAGATGGAAATAACATTTATGTTAAGTACTACAGGTGTCCACTCTGCTCTTATGAAACGCGTCGCAAACGTGATGTGATAAGGCATATAACTGTAGTTCATAAAAAGTCACCACGCTACCTTGGGAAAATAACTGCAAGTTTAGAAATTAGAGCAATAAAAAAGCCAATTGATCTTGTTCTAAATAAGGTGACAAAAAGAGGCCCTCAGAGGgatgaaacaaaacagattgGTTCAAAACAGGATGTCACCTCTAATTCTCCCAATAAAAAGTATGAAGGAGCTGATGTTGGTATTGAagtaaaagtaacaaaaaactTTTCTCTGCACCGATGCAATAAATGTGGGAAAGCGTTTGCTAGAAAAGCTTTCCTAGAACATCAtaagaaaacccacaaagcaaATGTATCTCATTcacctgaagaaaataaaaccaaaggcAGAAGTACAAGATCTAAAGCTGTTGTCTggtga